One window from the genome of Pyxicephalus adspersus chromosome 6, UCB_Pads_2.0, whole genome shotgun sequence encodes:
- the HABP4 gene encoding intracellular hyaluronan-binding protein 4 isoform X3 — protein MQDGFGCAVENRFFQLEDDDCDPLDLLHQASIGISKCKRKEASAAKKLANQKGKKESQKDRKVPVFAADVPAQKHAPKQTFQNENSNIEVKVGRTENRMAFREFRANIIETPMEYSMDNLDKEKQVRNWVANQRGGSRSRGKGGFSRNGENENQRGKREFERHSGSDRARVRAEDKRGGSGSHNWGSIIDDLREEPIFLESRENSEPLEAPEEELDAKIPEEGTEDHFQEMTLDEWKSMMDQSRPKTEFQLRKPESSVPSKAVVIHKSKFSNNLKDEDDDEEYHYGFRKPVNDITCQLDINFGNLPRPGRGGRGGGRGRVRKEAFSHEALNVHDLHDFALDPDDPDQFPALC, from the exons ATGCAGGACGGTTTTGGCTGTGCTGTGGAAAACCGCTTCTTTCAGCTCGAAGATGATGACTGTGACCCCTTGGATCTCCTGCATCAGGCATCCATTGGGATTAGCAAGTGTAAGAGAAAAGAGGCATCTGCTGCCAAAAAATTAGCTAAccaaaaagggaagaaggaatcTCAAAAGGACAGAAAAGTTCCAGTTTTTGCTGCAGATGTTCCAG CCCAGAAGCATGCTCCAAAGCAAACTTTTCAGAATGAAAACAGCAACATTGAAGTAAAAGTGGGCAGAACTGAAAACCGAATGGCATTCAGGGAGTTTCGTGCAAATATCATTGAAACTCCAATGGAGTACAGCATGGACAA CCTtgataaagaaaaacaagtcAGAAATTGGGTTGCAAATCAGAGAGGGGGCTCTCGTAGCCGAGGAAAAGGTGGATTCTCAAGGAATGGGGAAAACGAAAACCAAAGAGGCAAGCGTGAATTTGAAAGACACAGTGGCAGTGACCGTGC tagaGTAAGAGCGGAGGACAAGAGGGGTGGAAGTGGATCTCATAACTGGGGCTCAATTATAGATGATTTAAG AGAAGAGCCTATATTTCTAGAGAGTCGGGAGAACTCCGAACCTCTTGAGGCACCTGAAGAGGAACTAGATGCCAA AATTCCAGAAGAGGGCACGGAGGATCACTTTCAGGAAATGACATTGGATGAATGGAAATCTATGATGGATCAAAGCAGGCCAAAAACTGAATTCCAACTCCGCAAGCCAGAATCCTCTGTTCCATCTAAAGCTGTTGTGATTCACAAGTCTAAATTTAGTAAT AATCTGaaggatgaagatgatgatgaagagtACCATTATGGCTTCCGCAAACCTGTGAATGATATCACGTGCCAGCTGGATATCAATTTTGGAAACCTGCCTCGACCAGGCCGTGGGGGAAGAGGTGGAGGCCGTGGTCGTGTTAGAAAAGAAGCTTTCTCACATGAAGCCCTAAAT GTGCATGACTTGCATGACTTTGCTCTGGATCCCGATGATCCTGACCAGTTTCCTGCTTTGTGTTAG
- the HABP4 gene encoding intracellular hyaluronan-binding protein 4 isoform X1, which produces MQDGFGCAVENRFFQLEDDDCDPLDLLHQASIGISKCKRKEASAAKKLANQKGKKESQKDRKVPVFAADVPAQKHAPKQTFQNENSNIEVKVGRTENRMAFREFRANIIETPMEYSMDNLDKEKQVRNWVANQRGGSRSRGKGGFSRNGENENQRGKREFERHSGSDRARRLRLQSSISQNIISHQFSRVRAEDKRGGSGSHNWGSIIDDLREEPIFLESRENSEPLEAPEEELDAKIPEEGTEDHFQEMTLDEWKSMMDQSRPKTEFQLRKPESSVPSKAVVIHKSKFSNNLKDEDDDEEYHYGFRKPVNDITCQLDINFGNLPRPGRGGRGGGRGRVRKEAFSHEALNVHDLHDFALDPDDPDQFPALC; this is translated from the exons ATGCAGGACGGTTTTGGCTGTGCTGTGGAAAACCGCTTCTTTCAGCTCGAAGATGATGACTGTGACCCCTTGGATCTCCTGCATCAGGCATCCATTGGGATTAGCAAGTGTAAGAGAAAAGAGGCATCTGCTGCCAAAAAATTAGCTAAccaaaaagggaagaaggaatcTCAAAAGGACAGAAAAGTTCCAGTTTTTGCTGCAGATGTTCCAG CCCAGAAGCATGCTCCAAAGCAAACTTTTCAGAATGAAAACAGCAACATTGAAGTAAAAGTGGGCAGAACTGAAAACCGAATGGCATTCAGGGAGTTTCGTGCAAATATCATTGAAACTCCAATGGAGTACAGCATGGACAA CCTtgataaagaaaaacaagtcAGAAATTGGGTTGCAAATCAGAGAGGGGGCTCTCGTAGCCGAGGAAAAGGTGGATTCTCAAGGAATGGGGAAAACGAAAACCAAAGAGGCAAGCGTGAATTTGAAAGACACAGTGGCAGTGACCGTGC GAGGAGACTGAGGCTGCAATCAAGCATCAGTCAAAATATCATCAGTCATCAATTTAG tagaGTAAGAGCGGAGGACAAGAGGGGTGGAAGTGGATCTCATAACTGGGGCTCAATTATAGATGATTTAAG AGAAGAGCCTATATTTCTAGAGAGTCGGGAGAACTCCGAACCTCTTGAGGCACCTGAAGAGGAACTAGATGCCAA AATTCCAGAAGAGGGCACGGAGGATCACTTTCAGGAAATGACATTGGATGAATGGAAATCTATGATGGATCAAAGCAGGCCAAAAACTGAATTCCAACTCCGCAAGCCAGAATCCTCTGTTCCATCTAAAGCTGTTGTGATTCACAAGTCTAAATTTAGTAAT AATCTGaaggatgaagatgatgatgaagagtACCATTATGGCTTCCGCAAACCTGTGAATGATATCACGTGCCAGCTGGATATCAATTTTGGAAACCTGCCTCGACCAGGCCGTGGGGGAAGAGGTGGAGGCCGTGGTCGTGTTAGAAAAGAAGCTTTCTCACATGAAGCCCTAAAT GTGCATGACTTGCATGACTTTGCTCTGGATCCCGATGATCCTGACCAGTTTCCTGCTTTGTGTTAG
- the HABP4 gene encoding intracellular hyaluronan-binding protein 4 isoform X2, which yields MQDGFGCAVENRFFQLEDDDCDPLDLLHQASIGISKCKRKEASAAKKLANQKGKKESQKDRKVPVFAADVPAQKHAPKQTFQNENSNIEVKVGRTENRMAFREFRANIIETPMEYSMDNLDKEKQVRNWVANQRGGSRSRGKGGFSRNGENENQRGKREFERHSGSDRARRLRLQSSISQNIISHQFRVRAEDKRGGSGSHNWGSIIDDLREEPIFLESRENSEPLEAPEEELDAKIPEEGTEDHFQEMTLDEWKSMMDQSRPKTEFQLRKPESSVPSKAVVIHKSKFSNNLKDEDDDEEYHYGFRKPVNDITCQLDINFGNLPRPGRGGRGGGRGRVRKEAFSHEALNVHDLHDFALDPDDPDQFPALC from the exons ATGCAGGACGGTTTTGGCTGTGCTGTGGAAAACCGCTTCTTTCAGCTCGAAGATGATGACTGTGACCCCTTGGATCTCCTGCATCAGGCATCCATTGGGATTAGCAAGTGTAAGAGAAAAGAGGCATCTGCTGCCAAAAAATTAGCTAAccaaaaagggaagaaggaatcTCAAAAGGACAGAAAAGTTCCAGTTTTTGCTGCAGATGTTCCAG CCCAGAAGCATGCTCCAAAGCAAACTTTTCAGAATGAAAACAGCAACATTGAAGTAAAAGTGGGCAGAACTGAAAACCGAATGGCATTCAGGGAGTTTCGTGCAAATATCATTGAAACTCCAATGGAGTACAGCATGGACAA CCTtgataaagaaaaacaagtcAGAAATTGGGTTGCAAATCAGAGAGGGGGCTCTCGTAGCCGAGGAAAAGGTGGATTCTCAAGGAATGGGGAAAACGAAAACCAAAGAGGCAAGCGTGAATTTGAAAGACACAGTGGCAGTGACCGTGC GAGGAGACTGAGGCTGCAATCAAGCATCAGTCAAAATATCATCAGTCATCAATTTAG aGTAAGAGCGGAGGACAAGAGGGGTGGAAGTGGATCTCATAACTGGGGCTCAATTATAGATGATTTAAG AGAAGAGCCTATATTTCTAGAGAGTCGGGAGAACTCCGAACCTCTTGAGGCACCTGAAGAGGAACTAGATGCCAA AATTCCAGAAGAGGGCACGGAGGATCACTTTCAGGAAATGACATTGGATGAATGGAAATCTATGATGGATCAAAGCAGGCCAAAAACTGAATTCCAACTCCGCAAGCCAGAATCCTCTGTTCCATCTAAAGCTGTTGTGATTCACAAGTCTAAATTTAGTAAT AATCTGaaggatgaagatgatgatgaagagtACCATTATGGCTTCCGCAAACCTGTGAATGATATCACGTGCCAGCTGGATATCAATTTTGGAAACCTGCCTCGACCAGGCCGTGGGGGAAGAGGTGGAGGCCGTGGTCGTGTTAGAAAAGAAGCTTTCTCACATGAAGCCCTAAAT GTGCATGACTTGCATGACTTTGCTCTGGATCCCGATGATCCTGACCAGTTTCCTGCTTTGTGTTAG
- the HABP4 gene encoding intracellular hyaluronan-binding protein 4 isoform X4 yields the protein MQDGFGCAVENRFFQLEDDDCDPLDLLHQASIGISKCKRKEASAAKKLANQKGKKESQKDRKVPVFAADVPAQKHAPKQTFQNENSNIEVKVGRTENRMAFREFRANIIETPMEYSMDNLDKEKQVRNWVANQRGGSRSRGKGGFSRNGENENQRGKREFERHSGSDRAEEPIFLESRENSEPLEAPEEELDAKIPEEGTEDHFQEMTLDEWKSMMDQSRPKTEFQLRKPESSVPSKAVVIHKSKFSNNLKDEDDDEEYHYGFRKPVNDITCQLDINFGNLPRPGRGGRGGGRGRVRKEAFSHEALNVHDLHDFALDPDDPDQFPALC from the exons ATGCAGGACGGTTTTGGCTGTGCTGTGGAAAACCGCTTCTTTCAGCTCGAAGATGATGACTGTGACCCCTTGGATCTCCTGCATCAGGCATCCATTGGGATTAGCAAGTGTAAGAGAAAAGAGGCATCTGCTGCCAAAAAATTAGCTAAccaaaaagggaagaaggaatcTCAAAAGGACAGAAAAGTTCCAGTTTTTGCTGCAGATGTTCCAG CCCAGAAGCATGCTCCAAAGCAAACTTTTCAGAATGAAAACAGCAACATTGAAGTAAAAGTGGGCAGAACTGAAAACCGAATGGCATTCAGGGAGTTTCGTGCAAATATCATTGAAACTCCAATGGAGTACAGCATGGACAA CCTtgataaagaaaaacaagtcAGAAATTGGGTTGCAAATCAGAGAGGGGGCTCTCGTAGCCGAGGAAAAGGTGGATTCTCAAGGAATGGGGAAAACGAAAACCAAAGAGGCAAGCGTGAATTTGAAAGACACAGTGGCAGTGACCGTGC AGAAGAGCCTATATTTCTAGAGAGTCGGGAGAACTCCGAACCTCTTGAGGCACCTGAAGAGGAACTAGATGCCAA AATTCCAGAAGAGGGCACGGAGGATCACTTTCAGGAAATGACATTGGATGAATGGAAATCTATGATGGATCAAAGCAGGCCAAAAACTGAATTCCAACTCCGCAAGCCAGAATCCTCTGTTCCATCTAAAGCTGTTGTGATTCACAAGTCTAAATTTAGTAAT AATCTGaaggatgaagatgatgatgaagagtACCATTATGGCTTCCGCAAACCTGTGAATGATATCACGTGCCAGCTGGATATCAATTTTGGAAACCTGCCTCGACCAGGCCGTGGGGGAAGAGGTGGAGGCCGTGGTCGTGTTAGAAAAGAAGCTTTCTCACATGAAGCCCTAAAT GTGCATGACTTGCATGACTTTGCTCTGGATCCCGATGATCCTGACCAGTTTCCTGCTTTGTGTTAG